A single Perca flavescens isolate YP-PL-M2 chromosome 2, PFLA_1.0, whole genome shotgun sequence DNA region contains:
- the arpc1b gene encoding actin-related protein 2/3 complex subunit 1B: MAYHSFLLEPISCHAWNKDRTQIALCPNNHEVHIFKKDGTKWTKIHELKEHNGQVTGIDWATDSNRIVTCGADRNAYVWTLKEGTWKPTLVILRINRAARCVKWSPRENKFAVGSGSRLISICYFEQENDWWVCKHIKKPIRSTILSLDWHPNNVLLAAGSCDFKCRVFSAYIKEVEEKPGPTPWGSKMPFGEMLFESGGCEAAGQTLAGGGGWVHSVCFSHSGNRLAWTSHDSTVSVAEGGKTGTVNSLSSETLPLLCVTFITENSLVAAGHDCYPVLFVYDSAKASLTFGGKLDVPKQTAQKGISARERFQNLDRRASETQSTDNDLNTLHKNSINQISVLEGGRNQCTKFCTTGMDGGMSIWDVKTLESAMKNLKIV, translated from the exons ATGGCGTACCATAGTTTCCTGCTGGAACCAATTAGCTGCCATGCCTGGAACAAAGATCGTACCC AGATTGCCCTGTGCCCCAACAACCACGAGGTCCACATCTTCAAGAAGGATGGGACCAAGTGGACCAAGATCCACGAGCTGAAGGAGCACAATGGGCAGGTGACAG GTATCGACTGGGCTACAGACAGTAACCGTATAGTTACTTGCGGAGCGGACCGTAACGCTTACGTGTGGACCCTAAAAGAGGGCACATGGAAGCCCACCCTGGTCATCCTCAGGATCAACCGTGCTGCTCGCTGTGTGAAGTGGTCGCCACGAGAGAACAAGTTTGCTGTAGGCAGCGGCTCACGCCTCATCTCCATCTGCTACTTTGAGCAGGAAAACGACTG GTGGGTGTGTAAGCACATCAAGAAGCCGATCCGCTCCACCATCCTCAGTCTGGACTGGCATCCCAACAACGTCCTGCTGGCTGCTGGATCCTGTGACTTCAAATGCAG GGTGTTTTCAGCCTACATTAAGGAAGTGGAGGAGAAGCCCGGCCCCACTCCCTGGGGCAGCAAGATGCCGTTCGGAGAGATGTTGTTTGAGTCTGGCGGGTGTGAAGCAGCGGGTCAGACCCTAGCTGGAGGCGGTGGTTGGGTGCACAGCGTTTGCTTCTCACATTCCGGCAACCGCCTGGCCTGGACCTCCCATGACTCCACTGTGTCTGTCGCAGAGGGAGGCAAGACCGGCAC GGTGAACAGTCTGAGCTCTGAGACACTTCCACTGCTGTGTGTCACCTTCATCACTGAGAACAGCTTAGTAGCAGCT GGCCACGACTGTTACCCTGTGCTGTTTGTGTACGACAGTGCCAAAGCCAGCTTGACATTTGGTGGCAAGCTGGACGTTCCTAAGCAGACGGCCCAGAAGGGCATCAGTGCCAGGGAACGTTTCCAGAACCTGGACCGTCGGGCCTCAGAGACCCAGAGCACTGACAATGACCTGAACACCCTGCACAAGAACAGCATCAA TCAAATCTCAGTGCTGGAAGGAGGACGAAACCAGTGCACCAAGTTTTGCACCACCGGCATGGATGGTGGGATGAGCATCTGGGATGTCAAG actCTGGAGTCTGCAATGAAGAACTTAAAGATAGTATGA